The Benincasa hispida cultivar B227 chromosome 9, ASM972705v1, whole genome shotgun sequence genome has a segment encoding these proteins:
- the LOC120087057 gene encoding probable aminotransferase TAT2: MEFIHISLNPFSQILKLLQIFVYKRTSPISFYQYPEINQSIIMEIGAVNPEMDTASTITIKGILSLLVQNVDENNGRRLISLGMGDPSAYSCFHTTRIAQDAVVDSLESEKFNGYAPTAGLPQTRRSIAEYLSRDLPYKLTSDDVFITSGCTQAIDVALAMLARPGANILLPRPGFPIYELCSAFRNLEVRHFNLLPEQGWEVDLDAIETLADKNTVALVIINPGNPCGNVYSYQHLKKIAETAEKLGILVIADEVYGHLAFGSRPFVPMGVFGSTVPVLTLGSLSKRWIVPGWRLGWFVTSDPSGTFRKPKVNERIKKYFDILGGPATFIQAAVPHILESTDEVFFKKTINILKQNSEICCRKIKEIPCITCTHRPEGSMAMMVRLNIDLLEDISDDIDFCFKLAKEESLIILPGTAVGLKNWLRVTFAVDPSFLEEALGRLKSFCQRHTLMM; this comes from the exons ATGGAATTCATTCACATTTCACTCAACCCTTTTTCCCAAATTCTGAAATTACTCCAAATTTTCGTCTATAAAAGAACTTCCCCAATTTCTTTTTACCAATACCCAGAAATCAATCAATCGATAATAATGGAGATTGGAGCTGTGAATCCTGAAATGGACACAGCTTCAACTATCACCATTAAAGGAATTCTCAGCCTCCTTGTTCAGAATGTCGATGAGAACAATGGCAGAAGGTTGATTTCACTCGGCATGGGTGACCCTTCTGCTTATTCTTGTTTTCATACTACCCGCATCGCTCAAGACGCCGTTGTTGATTCTCTTGAATCTGAGAAGTTCAATGGCTATGCTCCCACTGCTGGTCTCCCCCAAACTAGAAG ATCGATTGCTGAATATTTATCTCGAGATCTTCCATATAAGTTGACATCTGATGACGTTTTTATTACGTCTGGATGCACACAAGCGATTGACGTTGCTTTGGCGATGCTTGCTCGCCCTGGTGCAAATATACTGCTTCCAAGGCCTGGTTTCCCAATCTATGAACTTTGTTCTGCATTTCGGAATCTTGAAGTGCGGCACTTTAATCTGCTTCCTGAACAAGGCTGGGAGGTCGATCTTGATGCCATTGAAACCCTTGCAGATAAGAACACTGTTGCCTTGGTTATTATCAATCCAGGGAATCCATGTGGAAATGTGTACAGCTATCAGCATCTGAAGAAG ATTGCAGAAACTGCAGAAAAGCTTGGAATCCTTGTAATTGCTGATGAGGTTTACGGGCATCTTGCTTTTGGAAGTCGACCTTTTGTGCCGATGGGAGTCTTTGGATCAACTGTTCCTGTTCTCACCCTTGGATCTCTTTCAAAGAGATGGATAGTACCAGGATGGCGACTTGGTTGGTTTGTGACTAGCGATCCTTCTGGCACATTCAGAAAACCCAAG GTTAACGAGCGAATCAAGAAGTATTTTGATATATTAGGTGGCCCTGCAACATTCATCCAG GCTGCAGTACCTCACATCCTTGAGTCAACCGATGAGGTTTTCTTCAAGAAAACAATTAATATTCTGAAGCAAAACTCCGAAATATGTTGCAGAAAGATCAAGGAAATCCCTTGCATTACATGCACACACAGACCAGAAGGGTCAATGGCTATGATG GTAAGATTGAACATTGATCTTCTTGAAGATATCAGTGATGATATTGATTTTTGCTTCAAGCTTGCCAAAGAGGAATCACTCATCATTCTTCCAG GAACGGCTGTAGGGCTGAAGAACTGGCTCCGGGTTACTTTTGCAGTTGATCCGTCCTTTCTCGAAGAAGCACTTGGGAGGCTTAAATCTTTTTGTCAAAGGCATACACTTATGATGTAA
- the LOC120087338 gene encoding D-amino-acid transaminase, chloroplastic-like isoform X1, producing the protein MFSGVFLFLLLLPRSFGQRMLRFIQVFFPKDKQNKGEFNLSQSSKYLSTNFQTVNPKTILSFHKYPFEYDLKPANYNRSAIGNGSETDLKVHVFSSSFELLEKLHQKWSLVKKKPYPAMYSSIFGGIITDPAMMVIPIDDHMVHRGHGVFDTAIILNGHLYELDAHLDRFLRSASKAKISSPFPRSILRSILIQLTAVSQLKKGTLRYWLSAGPGDFLLTPAVNAKSAFYAVAIDDDFSQCKEGVKAITTTVPMKTPQFATMKNVNYLPNVLAKLEAEEKGAFASIWVDEEGYIAEGPNVNVAFITNEKELIFPSFDKVLSGCTALRLLKIAPKLVEDGKLKSVGTANLTVKEAKGAAEMMFVGSTLPLLPIISWDGEPIGDGSVGELTMALSDLLWDDMVSGPETERIPVPYTQ; encoded by the exons ATGTTCAGTGGTGTATTCCTGTTCCTACTCCTTTTGCCACGAAGCTTTGGCCAAAGAATGCTCCGTTTTATACAAGTTTTTTTCCCAAAAGACAAACAGAATAAAGGGGAATTCAATCTCTCTCAATCCTCCAAATACTTATCGACAAACTTTCAGACAGTCAATCCCAAAACGATTCTTTCTTTTCACAAATATCCATTTGAATACGATCTGAAACCGGCAAATTACAATCGAAGTG CGATTGGAAATGGAAGTGAAACTGACTTGAAGGTTCATGTGTTCTCATCTTCTTTCGAG TTGCTTGAAAAACTTCACCAGAAATGGAGTTTGGTCAAGAAGAAACCATATCCAGCAATGTATTCCAGCATTTTTGGTGGAATTATTACAGATCCAGCTATGATGGTGATTCCTATTGATGACCACATGGTTCATCGAGGCCACGGTGTGTTCGACACGGCCATTATTTTAAACGG ACATTTGTATGAGTTGGATGCCCACCTCGACCGCTTCCTAAGATCGGCTTCAAAAGCAAAGATCTCTTCTCCCTTCCCGCGGTCAATTCTTCGAAGCATTCTTATCCAATTGACAGCAGTTTCACAGCTCAAGAAAGGCACTTTAAGATACTGGTTAAGTGCAGGGCCTGGAGATTTCTTGCTCACGCCTGCTGTAAATGCGAAATCTGCATTCTATGCAGTAGCCATTGACGATGACTTCTCTCAATGCAAAGAAGGGGTTAAAGCGATAACAACCACAGTCCCGATGAAGACGCCTCAGTTTGCAACAATGAAGAATGTGAACTACCTACCAAATGTACTAGCCAAATTGGAAGCTGAAGAGAAAGGGGCATTTGCTTCCATCTGGGTTGATGAAGAAGGCTATATTGCAGAAGGTCCAAATGTGAATGTCGCATTTATAACCAATGAAAAGGAGCTTATCTTTCCTTCTTTCGACAAGGTTCTCTCTGGGTGCACTGCACTCCGACTTCTTAAGATAGCTCCAAAGTTGGTCGAGGACGGGAAGCTGAAGAGTGTAGGAACTGCAAACCTTACAGTTAAGGAAGCCAAAGGCGCTGCCGAAATGATGTTTGTAGGAAGCACACTTCCGCTACTGCCAATCATCTCATGGGATGGAGAACCTATTGGAGATG GAAGTGTTGGAGAACTGACGATGGCGCTATCGGATCTGCTTTGGGACGATATGGTCTCAGGTCCTGAAACAGAGAGAATACCAGTTCCATATACACAGTGA
- the LOC120087338 gene encoding D-amino-acid transaminase, chloroplastic-like isoform X2: MEALNSPSNETQAIGNGSETDLKVHVFSSSFELLEKLHQKWSLVKKKPYPAMYSSIFGGIITDPAMMVIPIDDHMVHRGHGVFDTAIILNGHLYELDAHLDRFLRSASKAKISSPFPRSILRSILIQLTAVSQLKKGTLRYWLSAGPGDFLLTPAVNAKSAFYAVAIDDDFSQCKEGVKAITTTVPMKTPQFATMKNVNYLPNVLAKLEAEEKGAFASIWVDEEGYIAEGPNVNVAFITNEKELIFPSFDKVLSGCTALRLLKIAPKLVEDGKLKSVGTANLTVKEAKGAAEMMFVGSTLPLLPIISWDGEPIGDGSVGELTMALSDLLWDDMVSGPETERIPVPYTQ; the protein is encoded by the exons ATGGAGGCTTTGAACTCTCCTTCTAATGAAACTCAAG CGATTGGAAATGGAAGTGAAACTGACTTGAAGGTTCATGTGTTCTCATCTTCTTTCGAG TTGCTTGAAAAACTTCACCAGAAATGGAGTTTGGTCAAGAAGAAACCATATCCAGCAATGTATTCCAGCATTTTTGGTGGAATTATTACAGATCCAGCTATGATGGTGATTCCTATTGATGACCACATGGTTCATCGAGGCCACGGTGTGTTCGACACGGCCATTATTTTAAACGG ACATTTGTATGAGTTGGATGCCCACCTCGACCGCTTCCTAAGATCGGCTTCAAAAGCAAAGATCTCTTCTCCCTTCCCGCGGTCAATTCTTCGAAGCATTCTTATCCAATTGACAGCAGTTTCACAGCTCAAGAAAGGCACTTTAAGATACTGGTTAAGTGCAGGGCCTGGAGATTTCTTGCTCACGCCTGCTGTAAATGCGAAATCTGCATTCTATGCAGTAGCCATTGACGATGACTTCTCTCAATGCAAAGAAGGGGTTAAAGCGATAACAACCACAGTCCCGATGAAGACGCCTCAGTTTGCAACAATGAAGAATGTGAACTACCTACCAAATGTACTAGCCAAATTGGAAGCTGAAGAGAAAGGGGCATTTGCTTCCATCTGGGTTGATGAAGAAGGCTATATTGCAGAAGGTCCAAATGTGAATGTCGCATTTATAACCAATGAAAAGGAGCTTATCTTTCCTTCTTTCGACAAGGTTCTCTCTGGGTGCACTGCACTCCGACTTCTTAAGATAGCTCCAAAGTTGGTCGAGGACGGGAAGCTGAAGAGTGTAGGAACTGCAAACCTTACAGTTAAGGAAGCCAAAGGCGCTGCCGAAATGATGTTTGTAGGAAGCACACTTCCGCTACTGCCAATCATCTCATGGGATGGAGAACCTATTGGAGATG GAAGTGTTGGAGAACTGACGATGGCGCTATCGGATCTGCTTTGGGACGATATGGTCTCAGGTCCTGAAACAGAGAGAATACCAGTTCCATATACACAGTGA
- the LOC120086917 gene encoding uncharacterized protein At4g28440-like, which translates to MATGKSPTPASQELQQSNAAARPGLRKPVFVKIEQLKPGTNGHTLIVKVVSSNTVLQKGRSVSQHLRQTRIAECLVGDETGTILFTARNDQVDQVKPGTTIILRNAKIDMFKGSMRLAVDKWGRIELAEPEDFVVKEDNNLSLVEYELVNVAEE; encoded by the exons ATGGCGACGGGGAAATCACCTACGCCGGCATCGCAGGAGCTGCAGCAGAGCAATGCAGCGGCTAGACCTGGCCTGAGGAAGCCAGTCTTTGTTAAGATCGAACAGCTCAAGCCCGGCACCAATGGCCACACACTCATCGTCAAGGTTGTTAGCTCCAATACCGTGTTGCAGAAGGGTCGATCGGTGTCTCAGCACCTTCGACAGACGCGGATCGCCGAGTGCCTTGTTGGCGATGAAACTGGAACCATTTTGTTCACTGCTCGTAATGATCAGG TTGATCAAGTAAAACCTGGGACAACTATCATTCTTCGAAATGCAAAGATCGACATGTTCAAAGGGTCTATGAGGCTAGCAGTTGATAAATGGGGCCGCATTGAGCTTGCCGAACCTGAAGATTTTGTCGTCAAGGAAGACAATAATCTATCTCTAGTTGAGTATGAACTTGTGAATGTTGCAGAGGAATGA
- the LOC120084973 gene encoding pectinesterase inhibitor-like translates to MNLLSSILPIIVLFALFSPAKPDAALIANLCCKTEQPKICSDCLNSGSGSQTADGLGLALIAIGCAEKNTKLMAQRLGGLVRSTPDSTLKTLLNDCWLSTGSAAGNFPGIARSVAAGDYAGGRNVLEITIRNANSCLDNFNKNPSVPVPSEVLAGTVAAAQDCRIISEILNNI, encoded by the coding sequence ATGAATCTCCTCAGTTCAATCCTTCCAATTATCGTCCTCTTCGCCCTTTTCTCTCCGGCGAAACCTGACGCCGCCTTAATCGCCAACCTCTGCTGCAAGACAGAGCAGCCAAAGATCTGTTCCGATTGCCTCAATTCCGGCTCCGGAAGTCAGACCGCCGATGGCCTTGGACTCGCACTCATCGCCATTGGATGTGCCGAGAAAAATACCAAATTAATGGCGCAGAGGCTCGGCGGCCTTGTCCGTTCTACACCGGATTCCACATTGAAGACGCTTTTGAATGATTGCTGGTTGTCGACGGGTTCTGCCGCTGGCAATTTTCCGGGAATCGCAAGATCCGTCGCGGCGGGAGACTATGCTGGCGGTAGAAACGTTTTGGAGATTACGATTAGGAATGCGAATAGCTGTTTGGATAACTTCAATAAAAACCCTAGCGTTCCGGTGCCGTCGGAGGTTTTGGCGGGGACGGTGGCCGCCGCCCAAGATTGCCGGATTATTTCTGAGATTTTGAATAATATTTGA